From Cecembia calidifontis, one genomic window encodes:
- a CDS encoding 2-oxoglutarate dehydrogenase E1 component, translating to MDNYSYISNAHVAYIDELYAEYKKNPDSIDPSWKTFFDGFDFAITKFGEDEEGGAVKVVAGNGESRPAVSGALATRGTIMDMEQLPKEIKVRALIHAYRSRAHLRSKTNPVRERRDRKALIDLEDFGLDQNDLNTEFQAGNEIGIGTAKLSKIVEALKIIYEGAIGFEYLYIRDPEMLDWLKTKIEKEALAFNPSVEEKKRILFKLNQAVVFENFLHTKYLGQKRFSLEGGESTIPFLDAVINTAADYGVEEVMIGMAHRGRLNVLANIMGKTYEQIFSEFEGTAKPDLTMGDGDVKYHMGYSSDIITTGDKKVNLKLAPNPSHLEAVDPVVEGFIRAKIDSQHKGNSKKALPILVHGDAAVAGQGIVYEVTQMAGLKGYNTGGTIHFVINNQVGFTTDFDDARTSIYCTDVAKIIDAPVIHVNGDNAEAVVFAAKLAAEFRQKFDKDIFVDMVCYRRHGHNESDEPKFTQPELYNIISKHPNPREIYVKRLTERGDIDAKIAKQMDEEFRKLLQDRLNMVKEKPLPYQFTKFEKAWQELRKSTPEDFEKSPETGINLDMVEKVAEALTTIPKGFKPIKQIEVQLKQRKDMFFQSKSLNWAAAELLAYGSLLLEGKTVRITGQDVQRGTFSHRHAVVHDANTNKPYNFLKELKDSKAQFHIYNSLLSEYAVLGFEYGYAMANPHSLAIWEAQFGDFANGAQTMIDQFISSAESKWGKMNGMVLLLPHGYEGQGPEHSNARPERFLQLSAEYNIVVANITIPSNFFHLLRRQLAWEFRKPCIVMSPKSLLRHPKVVSPLEEFTSGRFRELIPDTTAKAADVKRVVLCSGKIYYDLDEAREKEKVKDVAIIRVEQLHPLPKKQILEVLKQYKGAEIYWVQEEPENMGYWNYMLRMLYKEIPMEVISRKPSASPATGYHKVHVEEQSAIINKALKLS from the coding sequence ATGGATAATTATTCCTACATTTCCAATGCGCATGTGGCTTACATTGATGAGCTGTATGCGGAATATAAAAAGAACCCTGATTCAATAGACCCAAGTTGGAAGACTTTTTTTGACGGCTTTGATTTTGCCATTACAAAATTTGGAGAGGACGAAGAAGGTGGTGCGGTAAAAGTTGTTGCAGGAAACGGTGAGAGCAGACCTGCAGTGAGCGGTGCTTTGGCTACCAGAGGTACAATCATGGATATGGAGCAATTGCCCAAAGAGATCAAAGTAAGGGCCTTGATCCATGCTTACAGGTCAAGGGCACACCTGAGATCCAAAACCAACCCAGTAAGGGAAAGAAGGGATAGGAAAGCTTTGATTGATCTTGAGGATTTTGGCTTAGACCAAAATGATCTGAATACCGAGTTTCAAGCCGGAAATGAAATTGGTATTGGTACTGCCAAGCTTTCAAAAATTGTTGAGGCTCTCAAAATCATTTATGAAGGTGCGATTGGTTTTGAATATCTGTACATCAGGGATCCGGAGATGTTGGATTGGTTGAAAACCAAAATTGAAAAAGAAGCTCTGGCTTTTAATCCCTCTGTAGAAGAGAAAAAAAGAATTCTATTTAAATTAAATCAGGCTGTTGTATTTGAGAATTTTCTTCATACCAAATATTTGGGCCAAAAAAGATTTTCCCTTGAAGGTGGTGAAAGCACCATCCCTTTCCTGGACGCGGTAATCAATACTGCTGCGGATTATGGAGTAGAAGAGGTGATGATCGGTATGGCACACAGGGGACGTCTCAATGTCCTCGCCAATATCATGGGTAAAACTTATGAACAGATTTTCTCAGAATTTGAAGGTACTGCCAAGCCTGACCTCACCATGGGTGATGGGGATGTAAAATACCATATGGGTTATTCTTCCGATATCATTACTACAGGTGATAAAAAAGTGAACCTTAAACTGGCTCCTAACCCTTCCCATTTGGAGGCGGTGGATCCTGTAGTGGAAGGTTTTATACGTGCCAAAATTGATTCCCAGCATAAAGGGAATTCCAAGAAAGCTCTACCCATTTTAGTTCATGGTGATGCTGCGGTAGCCGGCCAGGGTATCGTGTATGAAGTTACCCAGATGGCGGGCTTGAAAGGCTATAATACCGGAGGCACCATACATTTTGTCATCAATAACCAAGTAGGTTTTACGACCGACTTTGATGATGCCAGAACTTCTATTTATTGTACAGATGTGGCCAAAATTATAGATGCTCCGGTCATCCACGTAAATGGTGACAATGCGGAAGCAGTAGTTTTTGCAGCCAAATTGGCCGCTGAATTCCGTCAAAAATTTGACAAAGACATTTTTGTGGATATGGTTTGTTACAGAAGACATGGCCACAATGAGTCTGATGAGCCAAAATTCACCCAGCCTGAGTTGTACAATATCATCTCCAAGCATCCCAATCCAAGGGAGATTTATGTAAAAAGATTGACCGAAAGAGGGGATATTGATGCCAAGATCGCCAAGCAAATGGATGAAGAATTCCGTAAGCTTTTGCAGGACAGGTTGAACATGGTGAAAGAGAAGCCTCTTCCCTATCAATTTACCAAATTCGAAAAAGCCTGGCAGGAACTGAGAAAATCCACTCCAGAAGATTTTGAAAAATCACCTGAAACCGGCATCAACCTGGATATGGTGGAGAAAGTGGCTGAAGCCCTGACCACCATCCCTAAAGGTTTCAAACCGATCAAACAAATTGAAGTGCAGTTGAAGCAAAGGAAGGACATGTTCTTCCAATCCAAATCCCTCAACTGGGCCGCAGCCGAATTGCTGGCATATGGTTCATTATTGCTGGAAGGCAAGACCGTGCGGATTACAGGGCAGGATGTTCAGCGTGGAACTTTCTCCCATAGACATGCGGTGGTACATGATGCCAATACCAACAAACCGTACAATTTCCTCAAAGAATTGAAGGACAGTAAAGCCCAGTTCCATATCTACAACTCCCTGCTTTCTGAATATGCTGTGTTGGGATTTGAATATGGATATGCCATGGCCAATCCGCATTCTTTGGCTATTTGGGAGGCCCAGTTTGGTGACTTTGCCAACGGCGCTCAGACCATGATCGACCAGTTTATCTCCTCTGCTGAATCTAAATGGGGTAAAATGAACGGTATGGTATTGTTATTGCCCCATGGTTATGAAGGCCAAGGTCCTGAGCACTCCAATGCCAGACCTGAAAGGTTCCTTCAGTTGTCTGCTGAATACAATATTGTAGTAGCCAATATAACCATACCTTCAAACTTCTTCCATTTGCTCAGAAGGCAGTTGGCATGGGAGTTCCGAAAACCTTGTATTGTGATGTCCCCAAAGTCTCTTTTGAGGCATCCAAAAGTTGTTTCTCCTTTGGAAGAATTTACTTCCGGAAGGTTCAGAGAGCTTATTCCTGATACAACGGCAAAAGCGGCAGATGTAAAACGAGTGGTGCTTTGCTCAGGTAAAATATATTACGATTTGGATGAAGCCAGAGAAAAGGAGAAAGTAAAAGATGTCGCGATCATTCGTGTTGAACAGCTGCATCCACTTCCCAAGAAGCAAATTCTAGAAGTATTGAAGCAGTACAAAGGTGCTGAGATATACTGGGTACAGGAAGAACCGGAAAATATGGGTTATTGGAATTACATGTTGAGAATGCTTTACAAGGAGATTCCAATGGAAGTGATTTCCAGAAAACCATCTGCTTCTCCAGCAACCGGATACCACAAGGTACACGTGGAAGAGCAGTCGGCCATTATCAATAAAGCGTTAAAACTTTCGTAA
- a CDS encoding four helix bundle protein gives MHRYKELHVWQKAIDLAVEVYRITEKLPAEEKYGLISQMNKSAVSIPSNIAEGAGRNGKKEFDNFLGIALGSSFELDTQIFISNRLDYINDQDFQHLESELEHLQNMIVKLKKSLNIH, from the coding sequence ATGCACCGATACAAAGAATTACATGTATGGCAAAAGGCCATTGATCTCGCTGTTGAAGTTTACAGGATAACTGAGAAACTACCTGCAGAAGAAAAGTATGGGTTGATTTCTCAAATGAACAAATCCGCAGTTTCTATTCCTTCAAATATTGCTGAAGGGGCAGGAAGAAATGGAAAGAAAGAATTTGACAATTTCTTGGGAATAGCCTTAGGCTCTTCCTTTGAACTAGATACTCAAATTTTTATTTCTAATAGGTTGGATTATATTAACGATCAAGATTTCCAACATCTTGAGAGTGAATTGGAGCATCTTCAAAACATGATCGTTAAACTTAAAAAAAGTTTAAATATTCACTAA
- a CDS encoding SusD/RagB family nutrient-binding outer membrane lipoprotein: MKRILYSLFTALSLLVVSACDLDLQDDPNAVTRSTANPDLVLNRIQLDFPAHFDGTSFYGMRLTRMMGQPNNLYEQAYIPVTFNTVWTNAYANLLNDIKFLEEIATERNFQRHLGIARTLKAYILMNLVDWFGDVPYTEALDPNNFNPKLDNGAAIYAEALAILDQAAANFTAVPSAGNPQDLYYNRDYTKWRKLINTLKLRAHLNLKLTNATGSAAAINALITEGNLIGTGDDFVFRFGTNFTDPASQHPYYNQYNNGGGGEYHSTWYMFHLTEAKGFDDPRARYYLYRQRITNPTDPDQLRCISEIAPGHYLAGGWPFCLPGNRGYWGRDHLNAEGIPPDGPLRTQWGVYPVGGRFDDNANTSVSRGAGANGAGIWPIMMASFVDFMRAEAALTLPGVAGNTIELMESGIRKSMNFVRSFSVASSGSNAAAIQAWQNDAGYATSVNNYINYVINEWNAAPNDDRRMNLIAREYWLSLFGNGNEAYNLYRRTGKPDNMQPGLLENFGTFPRSLPYPNNHVVTNSNAQPKAGLSVRVFWDNNPIGNFPNGIY; this comes from the coding sequence ATGAAAAGAATACTATATAGCTTATTTACTGCCCTGAGTTTGCTGGTGGTAAGTGCCTGTGACCTGGATCTGCAAGATGATCCAAATGCGGTCACTAGAAGTACAGCTAACCCTGATCTTGTTTTGAACAGGATACAGTTGGATTTTCCAGCTCATTTTGACGGAACAAGTTTCTATGGGATGAGGTTGACAAGGATGATGGGGCAGCCCAACAACTTGTATGAGCAGGCTTACATTCCAGTTACTTTTAATACTGTCTGGACCAATGCTTATGCCAACCTCTTAAATGATATCAAATTCTTGGAGGAAATTGCAACAGAAAGAAACTTCCAAAGACACTTGGGCATTGCCAGAACTTTGAAGGCTTATATCCTGATGAACTTGGTGGATTGGTTTGGTGATGTTCCTTACACCGAGGCTTTAGATCCTAACAATTTTAACCCGAAATTGGATAATGGTGCGGCAATTTATGCAGAAGCTTTGGCAATTTTGGACCAGGCTGCTGCTAACTTTACCGCAGTTCCTTCTGCCGGCAATCCACAGGATTTGTATTACAATAGGGATTATACCAAATGGAGAAAGTTGATCAATACATTGAAATTAAGGGCACATTTGAACTTGAAGCTGACCAATGCTACTGGTTCTGCTGCGGCAATCAATGCTCTGATCACTGAAGGTAATTTGATTGGCACAGGTGATGATTTTGTTTTCCGTTTCGGAACAAACTTCACCGATCCTGCTTCTCAGCACCCTTATTACAATCAATATAACAATGGTGGTGGCGGTGAATATCACTCTACCTGGTACATGTTCCACTTGACAGAAGCGAAAGGTTTTGACGATCCCAGAGCAAGATATTACCTATATAGACAGAGAATTACAAACCCCACAGATCCTGATCAATTAAGATGTATTTCTGAGATTGCACCAGGCCATTATTTAGCAGGTGGTTGGCCATTCTGTTTGCCAGGTAATAGAGGATATTGGGGTAGAGATCACCTGAACGCTGAGGGTATTCCACCAGATGGGCCTTTGAGAACCCAATGGGGCGTTTATCCAGTCGGTGGTCGATTTGATGACAATGCCAATACTTCAGTAAGCAGAGGCGCTGGTGCCAATGGGGCAGGTATTTGGCCTATCATGATGGCTTCCTTCGTAGATTTTATGAGAGCTGAAGCTGCCTTAACCCTTCCTGGTGTTGCCGGTAATACAATAGAATTGATGGAAAGTGGTATCAGAAAATCCATGAATTTTGTACGGTCGTTCTCAGTAGCATCTTCGGGCTCCAATGCTGCTGCCATTCAGGCTTGGCAAAATGATGCAGGATATGCTACTTCAGTGAACAATTACATTAACTATGTTATAAATGAATGGAATGCTGCACCAAATGATGACAGGAGGATGAACCTCATCGCCAGAGAATACTGGTTGTCTTTGTTCGGCAACGGTAACGAAGCTTACAACCTTTACAGAAGAACCGGAAAGCCGGATAACATGCAGCCAGGATTGTTGGAAAATTTTGGTACTTTCCCAAGATCGCTTCCATATCCTAACAACCACGTAGTTACCAACAGCAATGCTCAGCCTAAAGCAGGTCTAAGTGTAAGGGTGTTCTGGGATAATAATCCAATAGGCAATTTCCCAAATGGGATATATTAA
- the odhB gene encoding 2-oxoglutarate dehydrogenase complex dihydrolipoyllysine-residue succinyltransferase has translation MSLEMKVPAVGESISEVTIGKWFKKDGDQVAMDEVICELESDKATFELTAEQAGVLRIKAQEGETLEIGSVICVIEDGAAVSAAPAQAAKSKETTASGTKTGEVKEMIVPPVGESITEVTLASWLKADGEFVQLDEIIAEVDSDKATFELPAEATGILRHVAKEGDTLEIGGLICKIEVVEGGAPAQTAAPAAAPAASSSASPSGSQTYATGHASPAAAKIIAEKGLNPAEIAGTGKDGRITKEDALTAQPKPQAAPQAAAQPAAPKVSETAAAPRVFGSRESRREKMSSLRRTVSRRLVSVKNETAMLTTFNEVNMAPIMELRKKFKDQFKEKHGVNLGFMSFFTKAVCVALQEWPAVNAMIDGNEIVYHDFCDISIAVSAPKGLVVPVIRNAESMSFEQIEKEVVRLATKARDNKLSIEEMTGGTFTITNGGIFGSMMSTPIINAPQSAILGMHNIVERPVAENGQVVIRPMMYLALSYDHRIIDGRESVSFLVRVKQLLEDPTRLLFGV, from the coding sequence ATGAGCCTAGAAATGAAAGTCCCCGCTGTAGGGGAATCCATTAGTGAAGTGACCATCGGAAAATGGTTTAAAAAAGACGGTGACCAAGTGGCCATGGATGAAGTGATCTGTGAATTGGAATCCGATAAAGCAACGTTTGAACTTACTGCTGAGCAAGCAGGAGTATTGAGAATAAAAGCACAAGAGGGCGAAACCTTGGAGATAGGTTCAGTTATCTGCGTCATAGAAGATGGTGCTGCCGTATCCGCGGCCCCTGCTCAAGCTGCTAAAAGTAAAGAAACCACCGCTAGCGGTACCAAGACAGGAGAGGTTAAAGAAATGATCGTTCCCCCAGTCGGAGAATCCATTACAGAAGTTACTTTGGCCTCTTGGTTGAAAGCGGATGGCGAATTTGTTCAGTTGGATGAGATCATTGCAGAAGTCGATTCTGATAAAGCGACTTTTGAATTGCCGGCCGAGGCAACAGGGATTTTAAGGCATGTTGCCAAGGAAGGGGACACATTGGAGATCGGTGGCTTGATCTGCAAAATTGAAGTGGTAGAAGGGGGTGCTCCGGCGCAAACAGCTGCCCCAGCTGCTGCTCCCGCAGCCTCATCAAGTGCTTCTCCATCTGGATCACAGACATATGCTACGGGACATGCTTCTCCTGCAGCGGCAAAAATCATAGCTGAGAAAGGTTTGAATCCAGCTGAGATCGCAGGAACCGGAAAAGATGGAAGGATCACAAAAGAAGATGCCTTGACTGCCCAGCCTAAACCACAGGCAGCTCCTCAAGCTGCAGCCCAACCCGCTGCTCCTAAAGTTTCAGAAACAGCTGCAGCTCCAAGAGTATTTGGTTCAAGAGAAAGCAGAAGAGAGAAGATGTCTTCCTTGAGAAGAACGGTTTCGAGGAGGTTGGTATCCGTGAAAAATGAAACTGCCATGCTTACCACTTTCAATGAGGTGAACATGGCGCCGATCATGGAGCTGAGAAAGAAGTTTAAAGACCAGTTTAAAGAGAAGCATGGGGTCAACCTTGGTTTCATGTCCTTCTTTACCAAGGCAGTATGCGTAGCCCTTCAGGAATGGCCTGCAGTAAATGCCATGATTGATGGGAATGAGATTGTTTACCATGATTTCTGTGACATTTCTATTGCGGTATCCGCGCCAAAAGGTCTGGTAGTGCCTGTGATCAGAAATGCCGAATCCATGAGCTTCGAACAGATTGAAAAAGAGGTTGTCCGATTGGCTACCAAAGCAAGAGACAACAAATTATCCATTGAAGAAATGACAGGGGGTACCTTTACCATTACCAATGGAGGAATCTTCGGTTCCATGATGTCCACGCCGATCATCAATGCGCCTCAGTCTGCTATCTTGGGTATGCATAACATCGTAGAAAGACCGGTAGCTGAAAACGGACAGGTGGTTATCCGTCCGATGATGTACCTTGCCCTTTCTTATGATCACAGAATCATCGATGGTAGGGAGTCAGTAAGCTTCCTGGTAAGGGTAAAACAGCTCTTGGAAGATCCTACGAGGTTGTTGTTTGGAGTTTAA